Proteins found in one Lates calcarifer isolate ASB-BC8 linkage group LG8, TLL_Latcal_v3, whole genome shotgun sequence genomic segment:
- the tmsb2 gene encoding thymosin beta: protein MSDKPDMTEIARFDKTKLKKTETKEKNPLPTKETIEQERKGDATP, encoded by the exons ATGTCTGACAAGCCTGACATGACTGAGATCGCCCGCTTCGACAAGACAAAGCTgaagaagacagagacaaaagagaaaaacccTCTGCCCACCAAAGAGA CCATCGAGCAAGAGAGGAAAGGCGATGCCACACCTTGA
- the LOC108882720 gene encoding protein Wnt-8a-like, which translates to MGLLHLLTVMALSMCCHFQFTYAWTVNNFLMTGPKAFLTYASSVQVGAQSGIQECKYQFAWNRWNCPESTLQLSTQKGLRSATRETSFVHAISAAGVMYTLTKNCSMGDFDNCGCDDSRIGQTGGRGWIWGGCSDNAAFGEKISKQFVDALEDGHDSRAAVNLHNNEAGRLAVKATMRKACKCHGVSGSCSIQTCWMQLADFREVGNYLKAKHEHAKKLEMDKKPARAGNSADNKGAIAHAFRSIARTELIYLEDSPDYCVKNQSIGFQGTEGRECLKGDKNMSQWERKSCRRLCYECGLRVVEKRIEVVSSCNCKFHWCCTVKCDKCTQVVTKYYCAGKESGRKPHNKTKRRHRARRH; encoded by the exons ATGGGACTATTACATCTCCTTACAGTCATGGCTCTGTCCATGTGCTGTCACTTTCAGTTTACGTATGCTTG GACCGTGAATAATTTCCTCATGACTGGACCGAag GCTTTCCTGACCTACGCCAGCAGTGTGCAAGTGGGCGCACAGAGTGGAATACAAGAGTGTAAATACCAGTTCGCGTGGAACAGGTGGAATTGCCCAGAGAGCACGCTCCAGTTATCCACACAGAAGGGCCTTCGAAGTG CCACAAGGGAGACGTCGTTCGTCCATGCCATTAGTGCGGCCGGAGTGATGTACACGCTCACCAAGAACTGCAGTATGGGGGACTTTGACAACTGTGGCTGCGATGACTCCAGAATTGGACAGACAG GTGGCAGAGGATGGATTTGGGGAGGCTGCAGTGATAACGCAGCATTTGGAGAGAAGATCTCCAAACAATTTGTGGACGCGCTGGAAGATGGACATGACTCGCGCGCCGCAGTCAACCTGCACAACAATGAGGCAGGCAGACTG GCAGTCAAAGCTACCATGAGGAAAGCCTGTAAGTGTCACGGAGTGTCTGGGAGCTGCAGCATCCAAACCTGCTGGATGCAGCTGGCCGACTTCAGAGAGGTGGGTAACTACCTGAAGGCGAAGCACGAGCACGCCAAGAAACTGGAGATGGACAAGAAGCCCGCGAGAGCCGGGAACAGTGCGGACAACAAGGGAGCCATCGCGCACGCTTTTCGCAGCATCGCTCGGACGGAGCTCATATACCTGGAGGATTCCCCGGATTACTGCGTCAAGAACCAGAGCATTGGGTTTCAGGGCACCGAGGGGCGCGAGTGCCTAAAGGGCGACAAGAACATGTCCCAGTGGGAGAGGAAGAGCTGCCGTAGGCTGTGCTATGAATGCGGCCTCAGAGTTGTGGAGAAGCGCATCGAGGTCGTCAGCAGCTGCAACTGCAAATTTCACTGGTGCTGCACAGTAAAGTGTGACAAATGCACGCAAGTTGTTACGAAATATTATTGTGCGGGTAAAGAAAGTGGGAGGAAACCACATAATAAAACCAAGCGCAGGCATCGTGCGCGCCGGCACTGA
- the LOC108882721 gene encoding protein Wnt-8 — translation MKMVQSLFWLLPFLYMCPGHAWVASNFLMTGPKAYLTYARSVQVGTQSGIEECKQQFAWDRWNCPDSATQLKGLRRATRETSFVHAISAAGVMYTLTRNCSLGDLDNCGCDVSKNGKIGGRGWLWGGCSDNVDFGERISKQYVDAQETGQDSRAAVNLHNNEAGRLAVKATMKRICRCHGMSESCSVQTCWTQLSDFREIGSYLKIKHSQAQKLDTDKKRMRAGNSADNRGAIVDAFGSIAKTELIYLEDSPDYCRKNTSLGLYGTEGRECVQHGEGLTQWERRSCRRLCHECGLRVEERRTEVVSSCNCKFHWCCKVNCDDCSQVIVKHVCARRDGGDGHGIRRRHRGPK, via the exons ATGAAAATGGTGCAGTCATTATTTTGGCTTCTGCCTTTTTTATACATGTGTCCGGGACATGCTTG GGTGGCAAGTAACTTTCTTATGACTGGACCTAAG GCCTATCTCACCTATGCCAGGAGCGTGCAGGTGGGCACACAGAGTGGGATCGAGGAGTGCAAACAACAGTTTGCGTGGGACAGATGGAACTGTCCCGACAGCGCAACCCAACTCAAAGGACTAAGACGCG CCACCAGAGAGACTTCTTTCGTCCATGCCATCAGTGCTGCAGGGGTCATGTACACACTGACCAGGAACTGTAGTCTGGGAGACCTCGACAACTGTGGCTGTGATGTCTCAAAGAACGGGAAAATTG GTGGTCGTGGTTGGTTGTGGGGTGGCTGCAGTGATAACGTGGATTTCGGGGAGAGGATTTCCAAACAGTACGTGGATGCACAGGAGACAGGTCAGGACTCCAGGGCTGCTGTCAACCTGCATAACAACGAGGCCGGACGGCTG GCTGTGAAGGCAACAATGAAGCGCATCTGCAGATGCCACGGCATGTCTGAGAGCTGCAGTGTCCAAACCTGCTGGACACAGCTGTCAGATTTCAGAGAAATTGGCAGCTACTTGAAGATCAAGCACAGCCAAGCCCAAAAGCTGGACACCGACAAAAAGCGCATGAGGGCTGGCAACAGCGCGGACAACCGAGGTGCCATCGTGGACGCGTTCGGCAGCATCGCCAAAACGGAGCTCATCTACCTGGAGGACTCTCCGGACTACTGCAGGAAGAACACGAGCCTGGGGCTGTACGGCACCGAGGGCCGGGAGTGTGTGCAGCACGGAGAGGGTTTGACccagtgggagaggaggagctgccgCAGGTTGTGTCATGAATGCGGCctgagggtggaggagaggcgCACAGAGGTGGTGAGCAGCTGCAACTGCAAGTTCCACTGGTGCTGCAAAGTGAACTGCGACGACTGCTCCCAGGTTATAGTCAAACATGTGTGCGCTAGGAGGGACGGTGGCGATGGACACGGCATTAGACGGAGACACCGTGgaccaaaataa
- the lcp2b gene encoding lymphocyte cytosolic protein 2 — protein sequence MSLNNVPSKAEVMGWNPQSLADYLKKLKLSGCDKVVMKGCINGVQFLQMAERDFHVFSPLYFPIITKIQREINNGEQRKAFGLKLKPQKSPTQAFVQDKKMFESDEFDSESDNDYESPEQEEDDDRYICALAEAQTVEQQDSEESFDGNYRPLDSAETMKPPRPPRASKLQGSHSRDPAHDPSPAERTSKPPLPRRMNPSPQRPLKTPAPPPPSQPNLHIDRSKKPGQPTPTQRAPPNSKGSTVKALHSSTLKLPKPWTPKPSDRTSKLSLSPPVPTQPTTINYSILRQKQGLDPSWYGGKVTRHQAEAALREMNKDGAFVVRDSSKGSADHPYTLMLLKEGKVYNIKIRNQGGSYSLGNGLNNKNFPGVEEMITHHKHTPLLLIDATDQSSEGHSQSCLLYPAGS from the exons ATGAGTTTAAACAATGTTCCGTCTAAAGCAGAGGTGATGGGATGGAATCCACAAAGTCTCGCTGACTACCTGAAGAAG CTTAAGTTATCAGGCTGTGACAAAGTAGTAATGAAGGGCTGCATAAATGGAGTACAGTTTCTG CAAATGGCAGAGCGAGACTTCCATGTGTTCTCACCCCTTTATTTTCC AATAATCACTAAGATCCAAAGAGAAATCAACAACGGGGAGCAGAGGAAGGCCTTTGGTCTTAA ATTAAAGCCACAAAAGTCTCCAACACAAG CATTTGTACAggacaaaaaaatgtttgagtCTGATGAGTTT GACAGTGAAAGTGATAATGACTATGAGAGTCCAGAGCAGGAGGAAGACGACGATCGCTACATCTGTGCTCTGGCTGAGGCACAAACAGTTGAGCAACAAGACAGTGAAGAGTCCTTTGACGGTAACTACAGGCCACTTGACTCTGCAGAAACAATGAAGCCACCTCGGCCCCCAAGAGCATCTAAACTTCAGGGCTCTCACTCCAGAG ATCCTGCTCACGATCCATCTCCTGCTGAAAGAACCTCAAAACCTCCACTTCCTCGAAGAATGAACCCCTCCCCTCAGAGACCTTTAAAAACACCAG caccaccaccacccagccAGCCCAACTTGCATATTGACAGGAGCAAGAAGCCTGGACAACCCACCCCAACCCAGAGAGCCCCTCCAAATTCAA AGGGCAGCACTGTCAAGGCTCTGCACTCATCCACCCTAAAACTCCCTAAACCATGGACCCCCAAACCCAGTGACAG AACAAGTAAGCTCAGTCTATCTCCCCCGGTGCCAACACAACCGACTACAATTAATTATTCAATACTGAGGCAAAAACAG GGTTTGGATCCCAGCTGGTATGGAGGAAAGGTGACCAGACATCAAGCTGAAGCCGCTCTCAGAGAGATGAACAAG GATGGGGCATTTGTGGTAAGGGACAGCTCAAAAGGCTCTGCTGACCACCCCTACACCCTGATGCTGCTGAAGGAAGGAAAGGTTTACAACATTAAGATCCGTAACCAAGGCGGCTCCTACTCCCTCGGCAATGGCCTCAACAATAAG AATTTCCCTGGGGTGGAGGAGATGATTACCCATCACAAACACACCCCACTGCTGCTCATTGATGCCACAGACCAGAGCTCTGAAGGGCACAGCCAGAGTTGTCTGCTGTACCCTGCGGGATCCTGA
- the syce3 gene encoding synaptonemal complex central element protein 3, with protein MADSSSPTERPQDSRDDVLVLNKDLERMIDGAESISVQLTWMGYDMVALRTSPEVGASMRKLEEAYLKCRLAVDGNCDQEPETDKCPEPSATTLTQM; from the exons ATGGCCGATTCATCTTCGCCCACCGAGCGTCCTCAGGACAGCAGGGATGATGTGTTGGTGCTGAACAAAGATTTAGAAAGAATGATTGATGGCGCTGAAAGCATATCAG TACAGTTGACCTGGATGGGTTATGATATGGTGGCACTGCGGACCAGTCCTGAGGTGGGGGCCTCTATGCGGAAACTTGAAGAGGCTTATCTCAAGTGCAGATTGGCCGTGGACGGAAACTGTGACCAGGAGCCAGAGACGGACAAATGTCCTGAGCCTTCTGCTACAACACTTACtcagatgtga
- the foxi3b gene encoding LOW QUALITY PROTEIN: forkhead box protein I3b (The sequence of the model RefSeq protein was modified relative to this genomic sequence to represent the inferred CDS: deleted 1 base in 1 codon) has protein sequence MSSFEAQGQSPPRCGPQFPSLGQEPPELSMYSDCYYPPPSLPSPQRTTPTSYDLSDYTNSSPNPYLWFNGSGINTPPYLATTGPPGNPGPPFVPQHYGMQRPYLGPAGAGGPGGELSWFSLPSQEDLMKLVRPPYSYSALIAMAIHGAPDRRLTLSQIYQYVADNFPFYNKSKAGWQNSIRHNLSLNDCFKKVPRDEDDPGKGNYWTLDPNCEKMFDNGNFRRKRKRKSDSLSGGDGGSGAPESGDSERGSPKHSGNPALNISPSPDRIPSPSSSGPAPCLSSFLSEMSGVTSGAANEVGGDGLSRPLQINLPLDGPHRPAQPGSFSSYSPNSVGPEWVPQVPAPPVLSSSPTHSSLGYTSPILSQYSGSSGHFYPSLGSTGIIYHREGTEV, from the exons ATGTCTTCATTTGAGGCTCAGGGCCAGTCTCCTCCTCGTTGTGGCCCGCAGTTTCCCAGCCTCGGCCAGGAGCCCCCTGAGCTCAGCATGTACAGTGACTGTTACTACCCTCCTCCCTCACTGCCGAGTCCTCAGCGCACTACTCCAACCTCCTACGACCTGAGCGACTACACCAAC TCCTCCCCAAACCCTTACCTGTGGTTCAACGGCTCCGGGATCAACACACCGCCGTATCTTGCCACCACCGGCCCGCCTGGCAACCCTGGTCCTCCCTTTGTCCCTCAGCACTACGGCATGCAGAGGCCCTACCTGGGCCCAGCCGGAGCTGGGGGCCCAGGAGGGGAGTTGAGTTGGTTCTCTCTGCCCTCACAAGAAGACCTGATGAAGCTGGTCAGGCCCCCTTACTCCTACTCCGCTCTCATTGCCATGGCTATCCACGGAGCGCCAGACAGGAGACTGACACTGAGTCAGATTTACCAGTACGTCGCAGACAATTTCCCTTTCTATAACAAGAGTAAAGCGGGCTGGCAGAATTCCATCAGACACAACCTGTCACTCAATGATTGCTTCAAAAAAGTACCCAGAGATGAGGATGATCCAG GAAAGGGCAACTACTGGACTCTTGACCCAAACTGTGAGAAGATGTTTGACAATGGAAACTTCCGCcgcaaaagaaagaggaagtcTGATTCCCTCTCCGGTGGTGACGGCGGTTCTGGGGCTCCGGAGTCAGGTGACAGTGAGAGGGGCAGCCCCAAACACTCTGGAAACCCTGCCCTCAACATCTCCCCCTCGCCGGACAGGATCCCCTCCCCTTCATCGTCGGGTCCCGCACCATGTCTGAGCAGCTTCTTGTCCGAGATGTCTGGAGTGACTTCTGGAGCAGCTAATGAGGTGGGAGGCGATGGGTTAAGCAGGCCACTGCAGATTAACCTTCCTTTAGATGGGCCTCATAGACCCGCACAGCCTGGAAGCTTTAGTAGCTACTCCCCCAACTCAGTTGGCCCAGAGTGGGTACCACAAGTGCCAGCTCCCCCTGTGCTCTCCTCTTCACCCACCCACTCCTCCTTGGGGTACACTAGCCCAATCCTCAGCCAGTACAGTGGCTCCAGTGGTCATTTTTACCCTTCGTTGGGTTCGACAGGAATCATCTACCATCGCGAGGGCACAGAGGTTTAA